A single region of the Latilactobacillus curvatus JCM 1096 = DSM 20019 genome encodes:
- a CDS encoding IS3-like element IS1520 family transposase (programmed frameshift): MAIKYSNEFKESIVSLSQTGRSANSLAKEYNVSVSTVTKWIKQADPNNTKVLSSNERALIKENKRLKEELDIFKTSGGAHGKKLIIKGRALVLEVVNANLLAGHRITRILSVLKIPRSTYYDYLHWQPSRTERRRHLIKQEVLTAWLRYPMYGYPRLTILLNQQSDIHVSQRLVYQQMCELGIRSRMVKRINKPTTQTDYDQRPNLIKQLTDQSGILLTDITYIPLNHTWCYLASVYNPVTRRVIAYQLNTQMTKELATNVITQVMVQAVKPQIIHSDMGSQYTSDLFENTLSKYGIKHSYSRKGQPGDNARIESFHSILKREYVNFQDFKTIHEAIAGIDNYIRWYNSDRISLVA; this comes from the exons ATGGCAATTAAATATTCAAATGAATTTAAAGAATCGATTGTTAGCTTAAGTCAGACTGGCCGTTCGGCCAACTCACTGGCTAAAGAATACAACGTCAGTGTTTCAACGGTCACTAAGTGGATTAAACAAGCTGATCCTAACAACACTAAAGTGCTATCATCAAATGAACGTGCTCTGATTAAAGAAAATAAACGGTTAAAAGAAGAACTTGATATTT TTAAAACGAGCGGCGGTGCTCATGGCAAAAAGCTAATTATTAAAGGGCGTGCCCTCGTGTTAGAAGTCGTCAACGCTAATTTACTTGCTGGGCACCGCATTACGCGTATCTTATCAGTACTCAAAATTCCGCGCTCAACCTACTATGATTATCTACATTGGCAGCCAAGTAGAACTGAACGCCGCCGGCATTTAATTAAACAAGAAGTGTTAACGGCTTGGTTAAGATATCCAATGTATGGCTACCCACGATTAACGATCTTACTAAATCAACAGTCTGATATTCACGTTAGTCAGCGTCTGGTCTATCAACAAATGTGTGAATTAGGGATTAGATCTAGAATGGTTAAACGAATCAATAAGCCAACCACTCAGACTGATTATGATCAGCGACCAAACTTGATTAAGCAGTTAACTGATCAATCTGGTATTTTATTGACTGATATTACGTACATTCCCCTTAACCATACTTGGTGTTACCTAGCTAGTGTCTATAATCCAGTAACCCGACGGGTTATTGCTTACCAACTTAATACGCAGATGACTAAAGAACTAGCGACTAACGTTATTACCCAAGTCATGGTGCAAGCAGTTAAACCACAAATTATTCATAGTGATATGGGAAGCCAATACACAAGTGACTTATTTGAAAACACTTTATCGAAGTATGGTATCAAGCATTCTTACTCCCGAAAGGGTCAGCCCGGCGATAACGCGCGAATTGAAAGTTTTCATTCAATTTTGAAACGTGAATACGTTAATTTCCAAGATTTTAAGACAATTCATGAAGCAATCGCCGGAATTGATAACTATATTCGTTGGTATAACAGTGATCGTATTTCACTTGTAGCGTAG